Proteins found in one Pagrus major chromosome 20, Pma_NU_1.0 genomic segment:
- the zdhhc4 gene encoding palmitoyltransferase ZDHHC4, translating to MDFLTLFAIYVVVVLTCIVLVCRYSGQQQTPFSIVFNCVGRVVSPFTPKWLQKLSQWSLHRLFHQRNNMFIYLHFLLEAAVYAEFTYEVFGFCREMDTTLTSLSVPYVLLAVKTFFFYLCIKRDPGTVTKKKVASQLHIYPYDRRLFHPGVSCPTCQLVKPARSKHCRVCNRCVQRFDHHCVWVNNCIGAQNTGYFLLYLFSVCAMAGDIALLTGDMLLHAVLRSGLLSASYIDDHGQQQPAGPLFVVQHLFLTFPRIVFMLGFLVFVFFLLAGYALFHSYLALVNQTSNEWYKSRGYVCQHCHPTTTADHLCNPAPDHSKRYYYSRGLLRNLGEIFFPLKPVRKKDN from the exons ATGGATTTCCTCACCCTGTTCGCCATCTACGTCGTGGTGGTGCTGACATGTATAGTGCTCGTCTGCAGGTACTCAGGCCAGCAGCAAACTCCATTTAGTATCGTCTTCAACTGTGTAGGAAGG GTAGTTTCACCTTTCACACCAAAATGGCTCCAGAAGTTGTCACAGTGGAGCTTACACAGGCTGTTCCATCAAAG GAACAACATGTTCATCTATCTGCACTTCCTGCTGGAGGCCGCAGTGTACGCAGAGTTCACCTACGAGGTGTTTGGCTTCTGCAGGGAGATGGACACCACCCTGACCAGCCTGTCGGTGCCTTACGTCCTGCTGGCCGTCAAGACCTTCTTCTTCTACCTCTGCATCAAGAGAGATCCAG GCACAGTGACAAAGAAGAAAGTCGCCAGCCAGCTGCACATCTATCCGTATGACAGGAGGCTGTTTCACCCGGGAGTCTCCTGTCCAACCTGCCAGCTTGTCAAACCGGCTCGCTCCAAACACTGCA gGGTCTGCAACAGGTGCGTCCAACGTTTCGACCACCACTGCGTCTGGGTGAACAACTGCATCGGTGCTCAGAACACAGGTTACTTCCTGCTTTACCTCTTCAGCGTGTGCGCCATGGCAGGCGACATCGCTCTGCTAACAGGAGACATGCTGCTTCATGCCGTGCTGAGGTCAGGGCTTCTGTCGGCCAGTTATATAGATGATCACGGCCAGCAGCAGCCAGCGGGGCCTCTGTTTGTTGTACAG CATCTGTTCCTGACCTTCCCCCGGATCGTCTTCATGTTGGGATTTCTGGTCTTCGTCTTCTTCCTCCTGGCGGGTTACGCCCTGTTCCATTCCTACCTGGCCCTCGTCAACCAGACCTCCAATGAGTGGTACAAAAGTCGAGGCTACGTCTGTCAGCACTGCCACCCAACTACAACGGCAGACCACCTCTGTAACCCGGCGCCAGACCACTCTAAAAG